The window AGTCCGTAATGGTCAGAATCCCGGAACTGGATTCAAAGATCAACGAAGTAGCCGAAGGATGGAAGACGAAACGTATGGGTAAGGCGGAACTTACCATTCTCCGCCTGGCCCTTTATGAGATTTTATTTGATGAGGAAGTGCCGGAAAAGGTAGCCATCAATGAAGCTGTGGAACTGGCTAAAAAGTACGGCGGGAATGAATCTCCGGCATTTATAAACGGAGTCCTGGCAAAGCTGGTGTAATTATGGCAAGTGTATATTCCGTTACCCAGGTCAATGCTTATATTAAAAATATGTTTGCCCAGGATTTTGCCTTAAACCGGATCTCTGTCAAAGGCGAGGTGTCCAACTGCAAGTACCATACCTCCGGCCATATTTACTTTACCTTAAAAGACGGGAAATCTTCCATGGCAGCGGTGATGTTTGCCGGCCACAGGAAAGGGCTTGCTTTTAAACTGGAAGAAGGACAGCAGGTAGTGGTAAAGGGCAGCGTGGAGGTTTATGAGCGGGACGGAAGATATCAGCTCTACGC of the Lacrimispora indolis DSM 755 genome contains:
- the nusB gene encoding transcription antitermination factor NusB; translated protein: MTRSKLREHCFKMLFCADFYPAEEKTGQLIQYFEEPKEDDLNAEGVEEIIHDVDMSEENAAYLREKAESVMVRIPELDSKINEVAEGWKTKRMGKAELTILRLALYEILFDEEVPEKVAINEAVELAKKYGGNESPAFINGVLAKLV